A single window of Leeuwenhoekiella sp. MAR_2009_132 DNA harbors:
- the gldG gene encoding gliding motility-associated ABC transporter substrate-binding protein GldG: protein MKLNSKYPIVLALLIVVGYLSQLYSFRIDLTADARYTLSESSETILAKATEPLIIDVLLEGNVPDAFHKLQLETRQLLEEYASENPNIKFAFVNPVPEGAIVETIAQDFNNRGMRPEQVQLRNNGKVTQEFIFPWAIASYKGKTVPIPLLKKTLGASPDELVSRSVQNLEYAFSNGLYKLLNPKSKRIAVLKGNGELDDKYIADFFKTLRESYFIAPFPLDSVNGNTDQVMQALNSFDLVVAAKPTKAFTDVEKYALDQFTIQGGKAIYLIDEVAMETDSLYANDGMALATARMLNLNDFFFKYGIRINPVLVEDLYAAPLVLASGETTNSQYTQLPWFYYPLITTEENHPINTNIDNPVFLRYANQIDLLETETRKTVLLKSSLLTKLSGVPLPISLETITTEPKPERYAGGAQTLAVLLEGNFTSAFKNRILPVESSSLKFLEKSNKETAIVVIADGDIIRNDLDQNGRPLELGFDKFTFKEYGNKEFLLNTVNYLLDDTGLINIRSKSILLPALDIEKTINDRSSWQAFILATSLLFLVLFAGVYIYLRRRSYH from the coding sequence ATGAAGTTAAATTCTAAATATCCTATAGTTCTTGCCTTGCTTATAGTCGTTGGTTATTTATCACAGCTTTATAGCTTTAGAATAGATCTTACAGCAGATGCCAGATATACCCTGTCAGAATCTTCAGAAACGATTCTCGCTAAAGCAACAGAGCCTTTAATAATTGATGTTTTATTAGAAGGAAACGTGCCTGACGCGTTTCATAAACTGCAACTAGAAACCCGCCAGCTGCTTGAGGAATATGCTTCAGAAAACCCTAATATTAAGTTTGCTTTTGTAAATCCTGTACCCGAGGGTGCTATAGTAGAAACTATAGCACAGGATTTTAACAATCGTGGTATGCGACCAGAACAGGTACAGCTACGTAATAATGGTAAGGTTACACAAGAATTTATATTTCCGTGGGCAATAGCATCCTACAAAGGTAAAACAGTACCTATACCATTATTAAAAAAGACTTTAGGGGCAAGCCCAGATGAACTCGTAAGCCGTTCTGTTCAAAATCTTGAATATGCTTTTTCTAATGGTCTATATAAACTTTTAAATCCTAAAAGTAAACGTATTGCTGTACTAAAGGGTAATGGTGAACTGGATGACAAATACATTGCAGACTTTTTTAAAACATTAAGAGAAAGCTATTTTATAGCACCTTTTCCGCTAGATTCTGTTAATGGAAATACAGATCAGGTTATGCAGGCACTTAACAGTTTTGATCTTGTAGTTGCTGCAAAACCTACAAAAGCTTTTACAGATGTAGAAAAGTATGCCTTAGATCAATTCACGATTCAAGGTGGTAAAGCAATATATCTTATAGATGAGGTTGCCATGGAAACAGATAGCCTCTATGCAAATGATGGTATGGCACTGGCAACCGCGCGCATGCTCAACCTTAATGATTTTTTCTTTAAATACGGCATACGTATAAATCCAGTTTTAGTAGAAGATTTATATGCCGCTCCGCTCGTATTAGCTAGTGGTGAGACCACTAATTCTCAATACACACAGTTACCATGGTTTTACTATCCATTAATTACTACGGAAGAAAACCACCCAATTAATACAAATATTGACAATCCTGTTTTTTTAAGATATGCCAATCAGATTGACTTACTAGAAACAGAAACGCGCAAAACAGTACTTTTAAAAAGTTCACTACTCACAAAGTTAAGTGGTGTTCCTCTTCCTATTTCGCTAGAAACAATAACTACAGAACCTAAACCCGAACGCTATGCAGGCGGAGCTCAAACTCTAGCTGTTTTATTAGAAGGAAACTTTACTTCAGCCTTTAAAAACAGAATACTTCCTGTCGAATCTTCAAGTCTTAAATTTTTAGAAAAATCAAATAAAGAAACAGCAATTGTTGTAATCGCAGACGGTGATATAATACGTAATGATTTAGATCAAAATGGCAGACCTCTTGAATTAGGTTTCGATAAATTTACGTTCAAGGAATACGGTAATAAAGAATTTTTACTCAATACGGTGAACTACCTCCTTGACGATACCGGTCTTATTAACATTCGAAGTAAAAGTATTCTCCTC
- a CDS encoding protein-L-isoaspartate(D-aspartate) O-methyltransferase, whose translation MKDTTRHQGKRRLLAQILEKKGITNKDVLDAVRKIPRHFFMDSSFEDHAYQDKAFPIAADQTISQPYTVAFQTELLELKKGAIVLEIGTGSGYQTAVLCEVGAKVYSIERQQELFRKTKNFLAKLGYRPKRLTFGDGYLGMPEFAPFDGIIVTAGAPFIPKPLLAQLKIGGKLVIPVGDEVQTMTRIIRKSETDFEKKEYGEFRFVPLLEDKN comes from the coding sequence ATGAAAGATACTACGCGTCATCAGGGCAAACGCCGTCTGTTAGCTCAGATTCTCGAAAAAAAAGGAATAACAAATAAAGACGTGCTTGATGCCGTACGCAAAATACCGCGTCACTTTTTTATGGATAGCAGTTTTGAAGATCACGCCTATCAAGACAAGGCTTTTCCTATTGCTGCAGACCAAACCATTTCACAACCTTATACGGTTGCATTTCAAACTGAACTACTTGAATTAAAAAAAGGCGCTATAGTCTTAGAAATAGGAACGGGGAGTGGTTATCAAACAGCTGTACTTTGTGAAGTAGGCGCAAAAGTATATAGCATAGAACGCCAGCAAGAATTGTTTAGAAAAACAAAGAATTTTTTAGCAAAATTAGGATACCGTCCCAAGCGTTTAACCTTTGGAGATGGTTATTTGGGAATGCCTGAATTTGCTCCTTTTGATGGAATTATTGTAACTGCAGGAGCTCCTTTTATTCCTAAACCACTACTTGCCCAATTAAAAATAGGAGGTAAGCTTGTGATTCCTGTAGGTGACGAGGTACAAACCATGACCCGCATAATTCGCAAAAGTGAAACCGACTTTGAAAAGAAAGAGTATGGGGAGTTTAGATTTGTTCCGCTATTAGAGGATAAAAATTAA
- a CDS encoding DUF72 domain-containing protein, with translation MQFGKVENPEHIDFTLPADHPDTEVLLKMKAVSKKAVLYVGCAKWNKQELKNFYPKGIRDELDYYSRQFNSIELNATFLRLFPKEQFEKWYAQVPADFRFFPKITRNISHLKRLVDVSELIPEYLEHTLLLKEKLGCIFLQMHNNFQPKNWDRVGQFIDSWPGEVPLAIEFRHTDWFSEPTVSKKLYRLLEENNISNILVDTAGQRDIMHMRLTTNEAFIRFVATNHPCDYYRLDAWIDRLEHWLKIGLYRINFFIHQNHEKDSPLLATYFIKEMNNRLGFDLTIPNQYKNNPTLDL, from the coding sequence ATGCAATTCGGTAAGGTAGAAAATCCTGAACATATTGACTTCACATTGCCAGCAGATCATCCGGATACTGAGGTTTTACTAAAAATGAAAGCCGTTTCAAAAAAGGCTGTACTCTATGTAGGATGTGCAAAATGGAACAAGCAGGAATTAAAGAACTTCTATCCTAAGGGAATACGTGATGAATTGGATTATTATTCGCGTCAATTTAATTCTATTGAGTTAAATGCGACGTTTTTAAGGCTTTTTCCGAAAGAGCAGTTTGAAAAATGGTATGCGCAAGTTCCGGCAGATTTTCGGTTTTTTCCTAAAATCACGAGAAACATAAGTCATTTAAAACGACTTGTTGATGTTTCTGAATTGATCCCTGAATATCTTGAGCACACTTTATTATTAAAAGAAAAGCTAGGTTGCATTTTTTTACAGATGCATAATAATTTTCAGCCTAAAAACTGGGATAGAGTAGGACAATTTATAGATTCCTGGCCAGGTGAAGTACCTTTAGCTATAGAGTTTAGGCATACAGACTGGTTTAGCGAACCTACAGTTTCTAAAAAGTTATATCGTCTTCTTGAAGAGAATAATATCTCTAATATACTGGTTGATACAGCAGGGCAACGTGATATTATGCATATGCGTTTAACAACTAACGAGGCATTCATTCGTTTTGTAGCGACTAATCATCCCTGTGATTATTATAGGCTTGATGCCTGGATAGATCGTTTAGAACATTGGCTTAAAATAGGTTTGTATCGAATAAATTTTTTTATTCATCAAAATCATGAAAAAGATTCTCCTTTACTCGCAACATATTTTATTAAAGAAATGAATAATAGACTTGGTTTTGACCTAACTATTCCCAATCAATATAAAAATAACCCTACTCTAGATTTATGA
- a CDS encoding GntP family permease, with product MDYQLLFAVVFGVALLLVLILRLKLQAFLALLIVCVFVGSFSGLAPDFILDAITKGMGGTLGFVATVVGLGSLFGAVLEHSGGAKQIAHYLIQKFGIKKAPWSIMLTGFLVAIPVFFDVAFIILIPLIYALQRKTKKSLLLYALPLLSGLAVTHAFIPPTPGPIAVADILNANLGWVIVFGFITGIPTAAVAGPFFARYISKKIHIEAPYESLEDEDSSINLPPTGLVLSIIFLPIVLIVINTLINSPLAANWNLPEQVLFISTLLGHPFTALILANLIAWYFLGVRRNVSKDELLTISTKALYPAGVIILLTGAGGAFKQILIDTGAGLMIAESLTSDYFPPVIFGFIIAAIVRIMQGSSTVAMITAAGITAPLLGISNYSEMQLAILVIAIAAGASVFSHVNDSGFWLVKQYLGLSEKQTFKTWSILTTLIAFMGLFVSTVLWYLV from the coding sequence ATGGATTATCAATTACTATTTGCGGTAGTGTTTGGAGTTGCCTTACTGCTAGTTCTCATTTTAAGGCTAAAACTGCAGGCGTTTCTCGCATTATTAATTGTTTGTGTTTTTGTAGGTTCGTTTAGTGGTTTAGCGCCTGATTTTATTTTAGATGCGATCACTAAGGGAATGGGTGGCACGTTAGGATTTGTAGCTACTGTGGTAGGTTTAGGTTCGCTGTTTGGAGCTGTATTAGAACATTCTGGCGGTGCAAAGCAAATAGCACATTATCTCATACAAAAATTCGGAATAAAAAAAGCTCCCTGGTCAATTATGCTTACCGGGTTTCTAGTAGCGATACCGGTATTCTTTGATGTTGCTTTTATAATCCTCATACCTTTAATTTACGCCCTGCAGCGTAAAACTAAAAAATCACTGTTATTGTATGCATTGCCCTTGTTAAGCGGTCTCGCAGTAACCCACGCTTTTATACCCCCTACACCTGGGCCTATTGCAGTGGCAGATATATTGAATGCAAATTTAGGTTGGGTAATTGTTTTTGGATTTATTACAGGTATTCCCACTGCTGCTGTTGCGGGACCATTTTTCGCTAGATACATTTCAAAAAAAATACATATAGAAGCCCCTTATGAATCTTTAGAAGATGAAGATTCTAGTATTAATTTACCACCTACAGGGTTGGTTTTATCTATAATTTTTCTTCCTATAGTATTAATTGTAATCAATACCTTGATAAATAGCCCTTTAGCAGCTAACTGGAATCTTCCTGAGCAGGTATTATTTATTTCAACATTACTAGGTCATCCTTTTACCGCTTTAATTTTAGCAAACTTAATAGCGTGGTATTTTTTGGGAGTTCGTCGTAATGTAAGTAAAGATGAACTTCTAACGATTTCTACAAAAGCACTTTATCCCGCCGGAGTCATCATATTACTTACGGGAGCCGGTGGTGCGTTTAAGCAAATACTTATAGATACGGGTGCGGGATTAATGATTGCCGAATCATTAACGAGTGATTATTTTCCTCCCGTAATATTTGGGTTTATTATAGCCGCTATCGTACGTATTATGCAAGGTTCATCTACAGTAGCGATGATTACAGCGGCCGGTATTACAGCACCATTGTTAGGTATATCTAATTATAGCGAAATGCAATTAGCAATTCTTGTAATAGCAATAGCGGCCGGAGCATCTGTATTTTCACATGTAAATGATAGTGGGTTTTGGCTTGTAAAACAATACCTAGGATTATCTGAAAAGCAAACTTTTAAAACCTGGTCAATATTAACAACCCTTATTGCTTTTATGGGATTATTTGTATCTACGGTACTCTGGTATTTAGTTTAA
- a CDS encoding WD40/YVTN/BNR-like repeat-containing protein — MKKLILTFSALLLFVTSNEAQENTPGGKELFSDIQARHIGPALMSGRFIDLEAHPTNNRILFAGAAGGGVWKTINGGATFNPVFDEHAQSIGAIKIDPTDPDKTVWVGTGEIWTRNSVSVGDGLYKSTDGGINWTKKGFENSERISAIAINPTNNKEMYVAVMGALWGDSEERGIYKSNDAGETWEKVLYTDESTGAAELIIDPKNPNVLYASMWKFRRTPWGFESGGNTSAIYKSKDAGKTWNKIHDGFPDGKLGRIALALAPSDSSILYAAVETESEKTNGLYKSTDAGTSWKQLNNDFGLTVRPFYFARLVVDPKNPDILVKGGLFGSLSRDGGKTFQDLGPQHSDIHDIVFDLHDSNRLYTATDGGVYRSWDAGSNFEMVQDLPVSQFYHVSVDDATPYNVYGGLQDNQSWYGPSSSPGGVEARDWNLIGAGDGFRVLKHATKPIIYSEMQGAQNVWRFNTELNQAKNVAPPAENDEKLRFNWNAPMALSVHAPDRFYMGSQYLHKSEDMGDTWTKISPDLTTNDPKKQDLNSGGLSADKSGAETHTTIFTIAESSIDEKVIWVGTDDGNVQITRDGGKSWNNVVKNITGLPANTWVYHIEASVHNPGTAYAVFDGHATGDMNTYAYKTSDYGQTWESIVTSDIKGFARNIQEDYEQKDLFFLGTEFGLFITTNGGKNWSHFTNNLPEVAIHYIELQKRTSDLVLGTHGRGIIILDDISPLRQINDAVLEEDLHFFKTSAGIIKEESGFGGTSTETEFVGENPSSMAKIMYYMKKRHTFGKMSMQIKDLEGNLIAEPVPGKSKGINIVYWDYLKKAPKVAVGKIPSFVIAPKVDAGDYNVVITKGKEIYEHRISVKNDPNSIVTDADRTANKALTLRLFNAIEDLAYLGYRIDSTVELLKEDATKNATKAVEELTALKAKLVITTGDRYVQEAEPELREKLNLLYNEVAGTFEKPAPVRYANTETYEQQIADAWKMYTNLKKKYVSKINAERIKNGKEELVLDSKEVFLAK; from the coding sequence ATGAAAAAATTAATACTCACATTTAGTGCTTTATTACTTTTTGTCACAAGTAATGAAGCACAAGAAAATACACCTGGAGGAAAAGAACTATTTAGTGACATACAAGCGCGTCACATAGGTCCTGCTCTTATGAGTGGTCGTTTTATCGACCTTGAGGCGCATCCCACAAACAACCGCATATTATTTGCAGGAGCTGCGGGTGGTGGTGTTTGGAAAACTATTAATGGTGGCGCAACATTTAATCCTGTTTTTGACGAGCACGCTCAAAGTATAGGTGCTATTAAAATAGATCCTACAGATCCTGATAAAACTGTATGGGTGGGCACAGGAGAAATCTGGACACGCAACTCGGTTAGTGTGGGTGATGGCTTATATAAATCTACAGATGGTGGTATAAACTGGACAAAGAAAGGCTTTGAAAACTCAGAGCGTATTAGTGCTATAGCTATTAATCCTACAAATAATAAAGAGATGTATGTTGCTGTAATGGGTGCACTCTGGGGAGATAGTGAAGAGCGTGGTATTTATAAAAGTAATGATGCAGGAGAAACCTGGGAGAAAGTACTGTACACAGATGAATCTACTGGTGCGGCAGAACTCATAATTGATCCTAAAAATCCCAATGTGCTCTACGCTTCCATGTGGAAATTCCGCAGAACGCCTTGGGGTTTTGAATCGGGCGGAAACACCAGTGCTATCTACAAAAGTAAAGATGCTGGTAAAACCTGGAATAAAATTCATGATGGATTCCCTGATGGCAAACTTGGTCGTATTGCGTTAGCGCTTGCACCTTCAGACTCCTCTATTCTTTATGCTGCAGTAGAAACAGAATCAGAAAAAACAAATGGCCTGTATAAAAGTACAGATGCAGGAACTAGCTGGAAACAGCTTAATAATGATTTTGGTCTTACTGTACGTCCCTTTTATTTTGCAAGACTTGTAGTTGATCCTAAAAATCCAGATATCCTTGTAAAAGGCGGCCTTTTTGGATCATTATCTAGAGATGGTGGTAAAACATTTCAGGATTTAGGTCCACAGCATTCAGACATACATGATATTGTTTTTGATCTTCACGATAGTAATCGTCTGTATACAGCAACAGATGGTGGTGTGTATCGCAGCTGGGATGCCGGTTCTAATTTTGAAATGGTACAGGATTTACCGGTTTCTCAATTTTATCATGTTTCCGTAGATGACGCGACACCTTATAATGTTTATGGCGGACTTCAGGATAATCAATCGTGGTATGGACCTTCCTCATCTCCTGGTGGCGTTGAAGCCAGAGATTGGAATCTCATAGGAGCTGGTGACGGTTTTAGAGTGCTTAAACACGCTACAAAACCTATTATTTATTCAGAAATGCAAGGCGCTCAAAATGTATGGCGTTTTAATACGGAGCTAAATCAGGCAAAAAATGTTGCTCCGCCTGCAGAAAACGATGAGAAGCTACGATTTAATTGGAATGCACCTATGGCACTCAGTGTTCACGCTCCAGATCGTTTTTATATGGGGAGCCAGTATCTTCATAAGTCTGAAGATATGGGTGATACCTGGACTAAAATCTCTCCAGATTTAACAACAAATGACCCTAAAAAGCAAGATTTAAATTCAGGTGGTTTGTCTGCAGATAAATCGGGTGCAGAGACCCACACTACAATTTTTACCATTGCCGAATCTTCTATAGACGAAAAAGTTATCTGGGTGGGTACAGATGATGGCAATGTACAAATCACACGTGATGGAGGTAAATCATGGAATAATGTAGTTAAAAATATTACCGGTTTACCGGCAAATACATGGGTGTATCACATAGAAGCAAGTGTACATAATCCCGGTACTGCCTATGCTGTTTTTGATGGACATGCTACAGGAGATATGAATACCTATGCTTATAAAACCTCAGATTATGGTCAAACCTGGGAGTCTATTGTAACTTCAGATATTAAAGGATTTGCACGTAATATTCAAGAGGATTATGAGCAAAAAGATCTATTTTTTTTAGGTACTGAATTCGGTCTTTTTATAACAACAAACGGTGGCAAAAACTGGTCTCATTTTACAAACAACCTTCCTGAAGTTGCAATACATTATATAGAACTTCAAAAAAGAACTTCAGATCTGGTTTTAGGTACACACGGAAGAGGAATTATTATACTAGATGATATTTCACCGCTACGACAAATTAATGATGCTGTTTTAGAAGAAGATTTGCACTTCTTTAAAACTTCAGCAGGTATTATAAAAGAAGAAAGTGGTTTTGGTGGTACAAGTACAGAAACCGAGTTTGTAGGGGAGAATCCCAGCAGTATGGCTAAAATCATGTACTATATGAAAAAGCGCCATACATTTGGTAAAATGAGTATGCAGATAAAAGATTTAGAAGGAAATCTCATTGCAGAACCTGTTCCTGGAAAATCTAAAGGTATTAATATAGTTTATTGGGATTATTTAAAGAAAGCCCCTAAAGTTGCTGTAGGTAAAATACCCTCATTTGTAATAGCTCCTAAGGTAGACGCCGGTGACTACAACGTCGTTATCACCAAAGGCAAAGAAATCTATGAACATCGTATAAGTGTTAAGAATGATCCTAATTCTATAGTAACAGATGCAGACCGTACGGCAAATAAAGCATTAACCCTTCGTCTTTTTAACGCAATAGAAGATCTGGCGTATTTGGGATATCGCATAGATTCTACAGTAGAATTGTTAAAAGAAGATGCTACAAAAAATGCAACTAAAGCAGTAGAAGAATTAACAGCGTTAAAAGCAAAACTGGTGATAACCACAGGGGATCGCTATGTACAGGAAGCAGAACCAGAATTAAGAGAAAAACTGAATTTGCTTTATAATGAGGTCGCCGGTACGTTTGAAAAACCTGCGCCGGTACGTTACGCAAATACAGAAACATATGAGCAACAAATTGCAGATGCCTGGAAGATGTATACAAATCTTAAAAAGAAATACGTTTCTAAAATTAATGCTGAGCGTATAAAAAATGGTAAAGAAGAACTTGTTTTAGATTCTAAAGAGGTATTCTTAGCAAAATAA
- a CDS encoding Gfo/Idh/MocA family protein — protein MLKAGVLGAGHLGKIHLKLLQQSEAYELVGFYDDSDAVAEAVVKEFGYTRFPSRAALIEACDIVDVVTPTTHHFDCAEEVIKAGKHLFIEKPITQTVEQAVAIRELAKKHGVRGQVGHVERFNPAFSAVKDFIDNPMFIEAHRLAEFNPRGTDVPVVLDLMIHDIDAILSVVKSKVKKVSASGVSVISDTPDIANARIEFENGCVANLTASRISMKKMRKARFFQKDAYISVDFLEKKCEIVRMKDAPEKADDFAMILQNAEGIKKQIYFDNPEVQDNNAILDELEAFAQSIQQDTTPVVSLAQGTEALRIAMKIIADL, from the coding sequence ATGCTAAAAGCCGGCGTTCTGGGTGCAGGTCACTTAGGAAAAATACATTTAAAACTTTTACAACAATCTGAAGCATACGAATTAGTAGGCTTTTACGATGATTCTGATGCGGTAGCCGAGGCTGTCGTAAAAGAATTTGGGTACACCCGTTTCCCTTCTAGGGCTGCTTTAATTGAAGCTTGTGATATAGTTGACGTGGTTACACCTACTACACATCATTTTGACTGTGCAGAAGAAGTTATAAAAGCTGGCAAACATTTATTTATTGAAAAACCCATTACTCAAACTGTAGAACAAGCGGTCGCCATACGTGAACTTGCAAAAAAGCACGGAGTACGTGGTCAGGTAGGTCATGTAGAACGCTTTAATCCTGCATTTAGCGCAGTAAAGGATTTTATAGACAATCCCATGTTTATTGAGGCACATCGCCTTGCTGAATTTAATCCTCGCGGTACAGATGTTCCTGTAGTCTTAGATTTAATGATTCACGATATCGATGCGATATTAAGTGTCGTAAAAAGTAAGGTTAAAAAAGTATCGGCCTCAGGAGTTTCAGTAATTAGTGATACTCCAGATATTGCAAATGCTCGTATTGAATTTGAAAATGGTTGTGTTGCAAATCTCACCGCAAGTCGTATCTCTATGAAAAAGATGAGAAAAGCCAGGTTTTTTCAAAAAGACGCCTATATCTCTGTTGACTTTTTAGAGAAGAAATGTGAAATCGTACGTATGAAAGATGCTCCTGAAAAAGCAGATGATTTTGCGATGATTTTACAGAATGCTGAAGGAATTAAAAAGCAAATCTATTTTGACAATCCTGAAGTACAGGATAATAATGCCATCTTAGATGAGCTAGAAGCTTTTGCTCAATCTATACAACAAGATACTACTCCTGTCGTTAGTTTAGCGCAGGGCACCGAAGCATTACGTATTGCTATGAAAATTATTGCAGATTTATAA
- a CDS encoding gluconokinase — MKKLIVIAGVSGSGKTTIGLLLSEKLNIPFKDADDYHPQANVDKMKSGVPLNDDDRKPWLEILDQKLQEWDDKEGAILACSALKESYRKILAKHVDLFWVFLDGSFEVLKSRLDDRKDHFFDPLLLQSQLDTLESPDYGIHVSINQTVEEIVDEILKKLDF; from the coding sequence ATGAAAAAATTAATTGTTATCGCCGGCGTGTCTGGATCTGGCAAAACTACAATAGGCTTACTTTTAAGCGAAAAATTAAATATTCCTTTTAAGGATGCAGATGATTATCACCCACAGGCTAATGTAGATAAAATGAAAAGTGGTGTGCCACTTAATGACGACGATCGTAAGCCCTGGTTAGAAATTTTAGATCAGAAATTACAGGAGTGGGATGATAAGGAAGGAGCAATCCTTGCGTGTTCTGCATTAAAAGAATCCTACAGGAAAATTTTAGCAAAGCACGTAGATCTTTTCTGGGTATTTCTGGACGGCTCTTTTGAAGTATTAAAGTCTAGATTAGATGATCGTAAAGATCATTTTTTCGATCCATTATTATTACAATCGCAGTTAGATACGCTTGAAAGTCCAGACTATGGTATACACGTTTCAATAAATCAAACGGTAGAAGAAATTGTAGATGAAATACTCAAGAAATTAGATTTTTAA
- the gldF gene encoding gliding motility-associated ABC transporter permease subunit GldF, with the protein MIAILKKEFHSFFASPVGYLVIGLFLILNWLFLWVFDNDFNQFDYGFADLTPFFQLAPWIFIFLIPAVTMRSFSDELRLGTLELLLTQPITTLKLVLGKFFGAFLLIVLTLIPTLVYIYAIDQLGNPQGNYDSGILIGSYLGLLFLALAYTAIGIFASTLSENQIVAFIIAVFLCFLFYFGFDGLADVSNIEFLKTLSLQRHFESISRGVLDSRDLIYFLSVATAFIAMTTFKLEKKR; encoded by the coding sequence ATGATTGCCATACTAAAAAAAGAATTTCATTCATTTTTTGCATCTCCGGTAGGTTATCTCGTGATAGGCCTGTTTCTGATTCTCAATTGGCTTTTTCTTTGGGTATTTGATAATGACTTCAATCAATTTGATTATGGGTTTGCAGATCTAACACCGTTTTTTCAGCTTGCACCGTGGATTTTTATTTTTTTAATTCCCGCCGTAACTATGCGCAGTTTTAGTGACGAATTACGACTGGGTACATTAGAGCTTCTCTTAACACAACCCATAACCACGTTAAAATTAGTTCTGGGAAAATTTTTTGGCGCGTTTCTATTAATTGTTTTAACGCTCATTCCTACGCTAGTTTACATTTATGCTATAGATCAATTGGGAAATCCTCAGGGTAATTACGATTCTGGTATTTTAATAGGTTCGTATCTGGGCCTTCTTTTTTTAGCGCTCGCCTATACAGCAATTGGAATTTTTGCCTCAACCTTATCTGAAAATCAGATTGTCGCATTTATAATAGCAGTTTTTTTATGCTTCCTTTTCTATTTTGGTTTTGATGGTTTAGCAGATGTTTCTAATATCGAATTTTTGAAAACGCTCAGTTTGCAACGCCATTTTGAAAGTATTAGTCGCGGCGTTTTAGACAGTAGGGATTTGATTTATTTTTTAAGTGTAGCCACAGCGTTTATAGCAATGACCACTTTTAAGCTTGAAAAGAAAAGGTAA
- a CDS encoding mechanosensitive ion channel family protein has product MILLLIQDLQTVSDAFINYYNNFINQLPGIAWGVLIIILGLLLGAWIGNFARRRISAKTADPLMSRFLGKAIKITFFIIAIMLALRAAGLGGIATGILTAAGASAVVLGFAFKDIGENFIAGIILAFNRPFNVNDTVEIGNNFGKVKALEFRYTKLKTFDGKDVYIPNSDVLTTPVTNYTEDGFYRWSFIIGIAYEDTIDGAKQVILETLKREPNVIEDEEHENFVIEDELATSTVNLKVFFWVDTKDFRRMALITKGNVVRTVKEALEKNGYYMPADIQEIKLYGAAKDSPLRIEQSQKQPDLQESKSSNTDPKN; this is encoded by the coding sequence ATGATATTACTCTTAATTCAGGATTTACAAACGGTATCTGATGCTTTTATTAATTATTATAACAATTTTATAAATCAGTTGCCGGGTATTGCCTGGGGGGTTTTAATAATTATTCTGGGATTACTCTTAGGTGCCTGGATTGGTAATTTTGCGAGAAGACGTATTTCTGCAAAAACTGCAGATCCTCTTATGAGTCGCTTTTTAGGTAAGGCAATCAAAATTACGTTTTTCATTATCGCAATTATGCTCGCCCTAAGAGCAGCGGGTCTTGGTGGTATAGCTACAGGTATTTTAACAGCTGCAGGAGCCAGTGCCGTAGTACTTGGGTTTGCTTTTAAAGATATAGGTGAAAACTTTATAGCAGGTATCATTCTGGCCTTTAATCGCCCTTTTAACGTTAACGATACTGTAGAGATAGGTAATAACTTCGGAAAGGTAAAAGCCCTTGAATTTAGATACACAAAACTAAAAACCTTTGATGGTAAAGATGTTTACATACCTAATAGTGATGTATTGACTACACCGGTAACTAATTATACCGAAGATGGCTTTTACAGATGGAGTTTTATTATTGGGATTGCTTATGAAGATACTATTGATGGTGCAAAGCAAGTGATATTAGAAACGCTAAAACGTGAACCCAATGTTATCGAAGATGAAGAGCACGAGAATTTTGTAATTGAAGATGAATTAGCTACCAGTACGGTAAATTTAAAAGTGTTTTTCTGGGTAGACACAAAAGATTTTCGTCGTATGGCATTAATAACCAAAGGAAATGTTGTGCGTACGGTGAAAGAAGCTCTTGAAAAAAATGGTTACTATATGCCTGCAGATATTCAGGAAATTAAACTTTACGGTGCTGCTAAAGACTCCCCATTACGTATTGAACAATCTCAAAAGCAACCCGATTTACAAGAATCTAAATCTTCAAATACAGATCCCAAGAATTAA